In Negativicutes bacterium, a single window of DNA contains:
- a CDS encoding beta-lactamase family protein, whose amino-acid sequence MDITVQANALKLIGQLLDRRSSTQPIIPYLPQKAVFPNHAQRQPFPSATPESQGIPSAYLARFIEELQADTSLDLHTLMILKNGFVIAETSFGAYDLHTWTQVHSFSKSITGLAIGMLIDDGLLQPDDHLVDLFAKHNNILSRLTQKNITLAHLLTMSSGVVFNEIGALTETDWLKAFLESGVRFEAGSAFAYNSMNSYLLSALVREISGQGLMEFLQPRLFQPLAIENVYWEVCPKGIEKGGWGLYLAPEDMAKIGQLYLQQGNWQGQQLVSKQWIQEAISTKINVPATIGEYNYGYQTWVSRQEHAFLLNGMFGQNVIGFPESQILIVTTGGVGELFQSSGFFRLLHRYFKPAYHPGHFLPENTEAYLRLQRLRHLPGHGWNKTETGAALPLFHSREPGLPQACLTLDRRVYAFTSAEADSVGLFPLIAQIMQNNYTKGIRRLKFQISDHLFLLIVQEEDESYTLPIGFQTDRFTALSLHGESYLIGCRGQFALDEDEHLVLKLRCSFLELSVARLIKFYFDGNQLRVNFSESPGKEVIFEALSSLVEEASKKKLLEAVIARVDADYLVYRIERSFNPVLTAKVVEEST is encoded by the coding sequence ACGCCCGAGTCGCAGGGTATTCCTTCCGCTTATCTGGCCCGTTTCATCGAAGAACTGCAGGCGGATACCAGTCTGGATCTGCATACGCTGATGATTCTGAAAAATGGTTTTGTCATTGCCGAAACAAGCTTTGGCGCCTATGATCTGCACACCTGGACACAAGTTCATTCTTTTTCTAAATCGATCACCGGTTTGGCGATCGGCATGCTGATTGACGACGGGCTGCTGCAGCCGGACGATCATCTCGTCGATCTCTTTGCCAAACACAACAATATCCTTTCCCGGCTGACGCAAAAGAATATCACGCTGGCTCACTTACTGACCATGAGCAGCGGGGTGGTTTTTAACGAAATCGGCGCCTTGACCGAGACGGATTGGCTGAAAGCGTTTCTGGAATCGGGGGTGCGTTTTGAAGCGGGCAGCGCGTTTGCTTATAACAGCATGAACTCCTATCTGCTGTCGGCGCTCGTCAGGGAGATCAGCGGACAGGGCTTAATGGAATTTTTGCAGCCGCGCTTGTTCCAGCCTTTGGCGATTGAGAATGTGTATTGGGAAGTTTGCCCCAAGGGCATCGAAAAAGGCGGCTGGGGTTTGTATCTGGCGCCTGAAGACATGGCCAAAATCGGTCAGCTCTATCTGCAGCAAGGCAACTGGCAAGGCCAACAGCTTGTTTCAAAGCAATGGATTCAAGAGGCAATTTCCACAAAAATTAACGTGCCTGCCACGATCGGAGAGTATAACTATGGCTATCAGACCTGGGTGAGCCGACAGGAACATGCTTTCTTGCTGAACGGCATGTTCGGGCAAAATGTCATCGGCTTCCCGGAAAGTCAAATTTTGATCGTGACAACCGGCGGTGTCGGTGAGTTGTTCCAATCAAGCGGTTTCTTTCGGCTGTTGCACCGCTATTTTAAGCCGGCCTATCATCCGGGCCATTTTCTGCCGGAGAATACGGAAGCTTACTTGCGTTTGCAGCGGCTGCGGCATTTGCCGGGGCATGGCTGGAACAAGACGGAAACAGGGGCAGCCCTGCCCTTGTTCCATTCACGGGAACCCGGCTTGCCGCAGGCTTGCCTGACGCTCGACCGGCGTGTCTATGCTTTTACTTCGGCAGAGGCCGACAGCGTCGGCCTTTTTCCGTTGATCGCGCAGATTATGCAAAACAATTATACCAAAGGCATCCGTCGTTTGAAATTCCAGATCAGCGACCATCTGTTTTTGCTGATCGTGCAGGAAGAGGATGAAAGCTATACGCTGCCGATTGGTTTCCAAACGGATCGCTTTACTGCGCTGTCGTTGCACGGAGAGTCTTATCTGATCGGCTGCCGGGGGCAATTCGCTCTGGATGAGGATGAACATTTGGTGCTGAAGCTGCGTTGTTCGTTTCTGGAACTCTCCGTGGCCCGTCTCATCAAATTTTACTTCGACGGCAATCAGCTGCGGGTGAATTTCAGCGAATCACCCGGCAAAGAGGTTATTTTCGAAGCTCTTTCTTCGCTGGTGGAGGAGGCTTCCAAAAAGAAATTACTGGAGGCTGTCATTGCGCGCGTCGATGCGGACTACCTGGTTTACCGCATCGAGCGTTCTTTTAACCCAGTCCTGACAGCGAAGGTTGTGGAGGAGAGTACTTAA